Proteins from a genomic interval of Plasmodium reichenowi strain SY57 chromosome 13, whole genome shotgun sequence:
- a CDS encoding transmembrane protein Tmp21-like protein: MKKIIWLCLVIIFEIIGYNGLEIYIKMKGKKLKCIKERINKDTLVISKFKTNHKNALVSLYIYDVDVNEKNFHTQPKLPIFETVNKHDIKTAFTTFYSSSYSFCAYNNSDKLIEVYFEIKYGTEARDYAQVAKTEHLNQGTLYLKQILDQMNIFHVNLKRIRSDEDKEKKAHDKLNDTLMWFSFLNIIIIVIAAIVQDFYFKKFFTSKKII, encoded by the coding sequence ttgttataatatttgaAATAATAGGATATAATGGtttagaaatatatataaaaatgaaaggaaagaaattaaaatgtataaaagaaagaataaataaagatacATTAGTTATAAGTAAATTCAAAACAAATCATAAAAATGCTTTAgtatcattatatatatatgatgttgatgttaatgaaaaaaattttcataCACAACCTAAATTACCTATATTTGAAACCGTTAATAAACATGATATAAAAACAGCCTTTACAACATTCTATTCATCATCTTATTCATTTTGTGCTTACAATAATTCGGACAAGCTTATCGAAGTATATTTCGAAATTAAATATGGAACTGAAGCTAGAGATTATGCACAAGTAGCTAAGACGGAACATTTAAATCAAGGtactttatatttaaaacaaatattagatcaaatgaatattttcCATGTTAATCTTAAAAGAATAAGATCGGATgaagataaagaaaaaaaagctcatgataaattaaatgataCATTGATGTGGTTCTCTTTTctcaatattattattatagtTATAGCTGCCATTGTTCAGGACttttatttcaaaaaattcTTCACCTCAAAAaaga